Proteins found in one Sporosarcina sp. FSL K6-3457 genomic segment:
- a CDS encoding glycosyl hydrolase family 18 protein: MKIAIRKRSFVRNIVMGSVVISLVIVLGCVNFKDKKKSPSAAQPEVELSAWLADWQWKPGIEDFSSMADGLSSVQVFAAYFDHTNHLFYTPENKEAIPKIMKIAAQGSAVNVDLSIVNDQFKKDGTAIQKDSELITKLMSTAKSRRAHIKDIVNMVNEYDFHGVEIDYEKIKDEDWDNVSAFYEELYQKLKSMGKPLRIVLEPRAPIEKINLPKGPTYVMMAYNLYGSHSGPGPKADFAFIDKMAKKMDQLPGEHAMAFATGGFDWPATGKIVALTEQEAFKLSKKSLRPPKRDAASGALYFDYLDEKKGKHTVWYADGKTLSQWIDQSKKAGYYKVALWRLGGFEQTTLDYFNR; the protein is encoded by the coding sequence GTGAAGATAGCAATACGAAAGCGTTCGTTCGTTCGTAATATAGTAATGGGAAGCGTAGTTATTTCACTCGTTATAGTTTTAGGATGTGTGAACTTTAAGGACAAAAAAAAATCTCCGAGTGCAGCTCAACCTGAGGTAGAGCTATCGGCATGGCTTGCGGATTGGCAGTGGAAGCCTGGCATTGAAGATTTTAGTAGTATGGCTGATGGTCTATCAAGTGTGCAGGTGTTTGCGGCTTATTTTGACCATACCAATCATCTTTTTTACACACCTGAAAACAAAGAAGCTATACCGAAGATTATGAAAATCGCAGCTCAAGGTAGCGCAGTGAATGTCGATCTATCAATTGTAAATGATCAATTTAAAAAAGATGGAACAGCCATTCAAAAAGATTCGGAACTAATCACAAAGTTGATGTCTACAGCTAAGAGCCGGCGTGCACATATCAAAGATATCGTTAATATGGTTAATGAATATGATTTCCATGGTGTAGAAATTGATTATGAGAAGATTAAAGACGAGGATTGGGACAATGTCAGTGCTTTTTATGAAGAATTATATCAAAAGCTAAAATCAATGGGGAAACCATTGAGAATTGTATTAGAGCCTCGAGCGCCAATTGAAAAAATAAATTTACCGAAAGGTCCTACTTATGTCATGATGGCGTACAATCTTTACGGAAGTCATAGTGGTCCAGGCCCTAAGGCTGATTTTGCGTTTATTGATAAAATGGCAAAAAAAATGGATCAGCTGCCCGGTGAACATGCTATGGCCTTTGCAACAGGTGGATTTGATTGGCCAGCCACTGGGAAAATAGTTGCTTTAACTGAGCAAGAAGCCTTCAAACTGTCAAAAAAGAGCTTGCGACCCCCGAAGAGGGATGCGGCAAGTGGAGCCCTCTACTTTGATTATTTGGATGAGAAAAAAGGCAAGCACACAGTTTGGTACGCAGACGGTAAGACTTTATCCCAGTGGATTGATCAATCGAAAAAAGCTGGTTACTATAAAGTAGCCTTGTGGAGACTTGGTGGATTTGAGCAAACTACGCTCGATTATTTCAATCGATAA